One window of the Rissa tridactyla isolate bRisTri1 chromosome 9, bRisTri1.patW.cur.20221130, whole genome shotgun sequence genome contains the following:
- the MMGT1 gene encoding ER membrane protein complex subunit 5, producing the protein MAAASVWKGLVGLGLFALAHAAFSAAQHRSYMRLTEKEDETLPIDIVLQTLLAFAVTCYGIVHIAGEFKDMDATSELKNKTFDTLRNHPSFYVFNHRGRVLFQSPDTVNSSSNQDALSSSSSLKFRKLEPLRR; encoded by the exons atggcggcCGCCTCGGTGTggaaggggctggtggggctCGGCCTCTTCGCCCTGGCACATGCGGCTTTCTCGGCGGCGCAGC ATCGTTCTTACATGAGattaacagaaaaggaagatgaaacgTTGCCCATAGAT ATAGTTCTTCAGACTCTGTTAGCCTTTGCAGTTACCTGCTATGGCATAGTACATATCGCAGGAGAATTTAAAGACATGGATGCCACTTCAGAACTAAAAAAtaa gACGTTTGACACATTAAGGAACCATCcatctttttatgtatttaatcATCGTGGTAGAGTATTGTTCCAGTCCCCAGACACAGTGAATTCTTCTTCAAACCAAGATGCTTTGTCATCCAGCTCGTCACTGAAATTTCGAAAACTTGAACCTCTGCGCCGCTAA